One Marinilabiliales bacterium genomic window, GTTACTTGGAAATACCGATGGGATTTGGGAAGTTCGAGTAATAACGACATTTAAAAATATTAGGATTTTGTGCTTCCAAGACAAAGGAGACCTTGTTGTACTGACAAATTGTTTTCTTAAAAAGACTCAGAAGATTCCTGAAAAGGAGATAAAAATGGCTGAGAAATTAAAAAAAGATTACTTGATTGAAAAATATGGAGGACGATAAGATGAAAAATGTGACTGATTTTGAAGACTTATTAAAAGAAAAGTATGGAGAAAAAGGAACTCCATCAAGAGATAAGTATGATGCTGATTCTTTAGCATTCAGATTGGGAGTAATGCTAAAAGAAGCAAGAAAAGAAGCAAACGTGACTCAAGAAGAACTTGCTGAAAAGACTGGAACAAAGAAAAGCTATATTTCAAGAATTGAACGTGGACAAAGCGATATTCAGATTTCTACATACCACAAATTGATTGAAACTGGCTTAGGAAAACATTTGAACATTTCGATTGGATAAAAAAAAGCGCCCCCCGAAAATCCCGCTGAAAGCGGGAAAAAATTGACGGCGATGCCCGCCGTGTCGACCATGTCCGCCGTTTTGTTTACAAATCTTCCCGATGGTCTGAGGTTCCCCTTTATCCTGACGGCTGATGTGTCCGCCGACCTGCCGAACAGCCCCGTCGCCCGGTTAATATTGATGGCCAACGCATCCCGACGGGTGGGGTGGTCCCTGATAAATATCTGTAATATGTTGATATCTAATTGTATCTGTGAATTTTTTGTTGAAAAAAAGTTCGAACTTCGTATAGAAGTTTGCGACATGACAGGACATCTTCCATTTTCTGGTCGGTGTCCTGCTCTTTTAGTAAGCTATCTTTTTAGGATCCTGGCGGTTGTCCCAAAAGGTGATTAGCTCTAACTCTTTATTCTTGGGTTTTATCCTGTAGTAAAGTGTGTTGTGCTTTGTTATCAAGGCTTTTCTGACATTTTTCTTCTTTCTGGAGGCTTGGAACATTTCAGGATTGTCGGTGATCTGGGTCAGTAAACTTTCAACTTCGTTCATAAAGTTTGTAACTTCCCTTTTGGTCCAGTTTTCTGCTAAATAGTCAAGAACTTTAAAGTAAGTCCTTTTTGCTGTCGGGGTCCAGCTTATCTTCATTAGTCCAGCTTATATTTTGCCCTTGCTTCTTTCATTACCTCTTCGTGAGGGATAAGCTCTCCTTTTTCGGCTTCTGATAAACCTTTTTCTATTGCTTCCTTTTCCTCTGGACTTAACTTATCCCACCAATCGACAGCTTTTCCTTTTAGCACAGCTTCAACCCTGGCAAGGATAGTGGGTTTTTCTGTATTTAATATAAGCTGAACCAGCTCTAATTTTTTCGATTGAAGATTCATATTTACTCTCATTATCTTATACAAATTTAACGATTAATATTCATTTATGGTTTAAATTAATAGATGATATTTATTGATTTACCCCACAGGTTATCCTTATTGTTCAACTTATACTTTTCCACTGAACTCGCCAGCCTGGTATTAACTTTCAGGTT contains:
- a CDS encoding type II toxin-antitoxin system RelE/ParE family toxin gives rise to the protein MKISWTPTAKRTYFKVLDYLAENWTKREVTNFMNEVESLLTQITDNPEMFQASRKKKNVRKALITKHNTLYYRIKPKNKELELITFWDNRQDPKKIAY
- a CDS encoding XRE family transcriptional regulator — protein: MKNVTDFEDLLKEKYGEKGTPSRDKYDADSLAFRLGVMLKEARKEANVTQEELAEKTGTKKSYISRIERGQSDIQISTYHKLIETGLGKHLNISIG
- a CDS encoding type II toxin-antitoxin system RelE/ParE family toxin; this encodes MTRKIIAYKDNFGDFYKSQDLKIQEKIEYVLDLVRFERQVPRKFYKLLGNTDGIWEVRVITTFKNIRILCFQDKGDLVVLTNCFLKKTQKIPEKEIKMAEKLKKDYLIEKYGGR